A window of Apium graveolens cultivar Ventura chromosome 8, ASM990537v1, whole genome shotgun sequence contains these coding sequences:
- the LOC141677377 gene encoding tetrahydroanabasine acetyltransferase: MQVIIKETTTVYPSSPPFTHDHVLTLSHLDTDRNLDITFRYFRAYVNKTNTNSDPLHVIKAAFSTTLNHYYPLAATLRRRASDDRYELHCIPGKGAPVVHATVEGTLSSFNYLDDAEDKNLENLVPDWDPKDVLENPFVIQVTVFGCGGFVVGAAVHHALNDGMGGSLFFNAMAELARGAETISVEPVWDRSKLLGPREPARLGFPVEQFFRLDKGFSPYAQSGELVEKWCFDMKEEWLNRLKGLLAERTGSKFTTFEALGAYIWRARVKASGVPGDEKVKFAYIINVRRLVKPALPQGYWGNGCVPMFAQILAKDLVEQPIWETAELIKKSKFNATDEYVRSYIDFQELHYHEGITAGKGVSGFTDWRHIGHSTVDFGWGGPVTVLPLTRNLLGGTEPTYILPYSSANEEKVDGFKVLVHLPEKAMPEFKAEMEKFFKMDFGFSPL; encoded by the exons ATGCAAGTCATCATCAAAGAAACCACCACAGTCTACCCTTCCTCTCCCCCTTTCACTCACGACCATGTCCTCACCCTCTCCCACCTCGACACCGACCGCAATCTTGACATCACTTTTCGATACTTCCGTGCATATGTTAATAAAACTAACACAAACTCCGATCCTTTGCATGTCATAAAAGCCGCATTCTCCACTACCCTAAATCACTACTATCCATTAGCAGCCACTCTACGTCGTCGCGCTTCCGATGATCGCTACGAGTTACATTGCATTCCTGGGAAAGGTGCTCCAGTTGTGCACGCAACAGTTGAGGGTACGTTGAGTTCATTTAATTACCTAGATGACGCGGAAGACAAAAATCTCGAAAATCTTGTGCCTGATTGGGACCCCAAAGATGTGCTGGAAAACCCGTTTGTTATTCAAGTAACGGTTTTTGGGTGCGGTGGCTTTGTGGTTGGAGCGGCTGTGCACCATGCGCTCAATGATGGCATGGGCGGTTCGTTGTTTTTTAATGCCATGGCCGAGCTGGCTCGGGGTGCCGAAACTATAAGTGTTGAACCGGTTTGGGACCGGTCTAAGTTGCTTGGACCAAGAGAACCGGCTCGCTTGGGATTTCCGGTTGAACAATTTTTTAGGCTAGATAAGGGGTTTTCGCCTTATGCTCAGTCGGGTGAACTGGTTGAGAAATGGTGCTTTGATATGAAAGAAGAGTGGTTGAACCGGTTGAAAGGATTGTTGGCTGAACGGACCGGATCGAAGTTTACGACTTTTGAAGCCTTGGGAGCTTATATTTGGCGTGCAAG AGTTAAAGCCTCTGGAGTTCCGGGAGATGAGAAGGTGAAATTTGCATACATTATTAATGTTCGTAGGCTAGTGAAGCCTGCACTGCCGCAAGGCTACTGGGGAAACGGCTGTGTTCCAATGTTTGCTCAAATTCTTGCCAAGGACCTAGTAGAGCAACCAATCTGGGAAACAGCTGAGCTGATCAAGAAGAGCAAATTCAATGCAACAGACGAGTACGTTCGCTCGTACATTGACTTCCAAGAACTTCACTATCATGAAGGAATCACAGCAGGAAAAGGGGTGAGCGGATTTACAGATTGGAGACACATAGGCCATTCCACTGTGGATTTTGGTTGGGGAGGTCCAGTTACGGTATTGCCACTTACCAGGAACCTCCTCGGAGGCACCGAGCCCACTTATATCTTGCCTTATTCCTCAGCAAATGAAGAGAAGGTGGATGGGTTCAAAGTTTTGGTTCATTTACCAGAGAAAGCAATGCCTGAGTTTAAGGCAGAGATGGAGAAGTTTTTCAAAATGGATTTTGGATTCTCACCCCTTTAA